The Dehalococcoidia bacterium DNA window GCAGCACCGGCTACAGCACCGGCCCGCACCTGCACTTCGAGATTCACCTGAACGGGCAGGTGCTTAACCCGCTGAACTTCTTACCGTAGTCACAACGCCAGCCGGCCCAGACTATACGCGCGGCAGCGTGTGCGTGGCAGGCGTCGTGGCCCTGCCCCAGGCGCACGTGAAGGAGCCGGGGCGGCTACCCGGCCGCGTCAAGGGATGGGCTGTGAGCGGGCCGTCACGCCGCACGGCTACCGCTTGTATTCCAGCACGGTCACGGTCGTTTCCAGCGGCAGGCTCGTCTTGGTGACGTTCAGCCTCGCGGTGGGCTGCGGCTCGGCCAGGCCCATCTGCTTGCAGAAGGCGTCGAGCGAATCGAGCTTCGCCGTGGCGTTCGGCGTCTGGTAGTGCATCGGCACGACGATGCGCGGCTCCAGCAGACTGATCACCTCGGCCGCCGCCTCGGCGTCGAGTGTGGTGCCGCCGCCCACGGGCACCAGCAGCACTTCGGCGCCGTTCAGCGCCTCCGCCTGGTCCGGCGTGGGAATGTGGCCCAGGTCGCCGAGGTGACAGACGCGCACCTCATCCATCTCGACGACGTAGGCCGTGTTGCGGCCCAGCTTCGTACCCTTGCTGCCGTCGTGATAGGTGCGCACGCCGGTGATCAGCACGCCGCCGACCTCAAACTCGCCGGGGCCTTGAATGACCCTGGGCTTGCCCGTGACGGCGCCGGCGTTGTTGTGCGCCGGGTGATCGTGGCTGACGATCACGACGTCGGCCTCGCCGATCGCGCGGGGGTTGTAGCCCGTCTCCGCGCCGAACGGATCGATCACGATCGTGGTTTCACGGTTCTTCAGACGAAAGCAGGCATGGCCAAGCCAGGTGATCTCCAAGACGGCTCCTCGTGTACCGGCAGTTGGCGCCTTGATCCGGCCGGAGCGGTTTGCGTCGCCACGATGGCGGCGTGGTTCGGCGGAAGCATCCAACCTCACGTCCCCGCTGACGGAGCGGATCGAAACTCAGCAGGCGTGACCGCTGAGGCGGGCCTGCGATTGCGCTTCCGGCCGGGCGCCGGGCGGCGGCGCGCCGACCAGCTTCTGGCGCAGGTCTTCGCGGAAGCGCTGCGGGCAGGGCACGGGCGGGAGGGCGCGCCGCACGAGCTGGCCCGTGTTGCAGAGCTGGCAGGCGATCGGTTGGTCGGGCTCTGGCTTCATCACAGCGGCTCCGGCTCGGGCTCCCGCCCTCTGCTAATCGTTGAGATCGCCGCGCGCTTCCAGATCGCGGCGCAGCGTATCCAGCGTGCGTCTGAGCAGGCTCTTGATCGCGCCCTCGCTGCGGTTCATGGCGCGGGCGATCTCGGCGTTGCTCAGCTCCTCACCGTATTTTAGCAGGATCAGGTGCTGGCGTTCCGGCGGCAGGTTGGCGATCAGCTCGCGCATCGCCTGCGCGTCCTCGGCCTCGGCGATCGGGGAGGGGCCCTCCGGCTCCGGGGCGCTCTCTAGCGGCGCGGTGGGCCGGCGCGAGCGGTCGCGGTGATAGTTGGCGAGCAGATTGTGCGCGATCGTCATCAGCCAGGCGCCGAAGGGCAGGCCACGCTCCTCGAAGCCGTCGAGATGACTGATCGCCTGGAAGAAAACGCGCGCGGTAAGGTCCTCGGCGTCGGCGGCCGACGCCGTGCGGTAGTAGAGGTAGCGGTAGACGCGATCGACGTAGCGTTCGTAGAGCGCGCCGAAGGCGGCGCGGTCGTCGCGGGCGCGTTCCACCAGCACGGTATCCGAGTCCGAGGGGGAGGCCGTCGTCATCCGCGGCTCCGCGGGCGGGGCCGTGGCCAGCCTCGCCCGGCCGGGTTAGTTGACACCATTATACTTGACAATGACACACTCAACCGCTACACTTTCGGTGTTAGCACTCTCCATGTGAGAGTGCTAATCAGGGAAGGACACGCCGAGTCCATCTGCCGCCGGCCGGCAGAGGTACACGAATGCTCACGGAACGCCGCGCGCAGGTTTTGCGCCTTATCGTATCGGACT harbors:
- a CDS encoding MBL fold metallo-hydrolase, which encodes MEITWLGHACFRLKNRETTIVIDPFGAETGYNPRAIGEADVVIVSHDHPAHNNAGAVTGKPRVIQGPGEFEVGGVLITGVRTYHDGSKGTKLGRNTAYVVEMDEVRVCHLGDLGHIPTPDQAEALNGAEVLLVPVGGGTTLDAEAAAEVISLLEPRIVVPMHYQTPNATAKLDSLDAFCKQMGLAEPQPTARLNVTKTSLPLETTVTVLEYKR
- a CDS encoding sigma-70 family RNA polymerase sigma factor; its protein translation is MTTASPSDSDTVLVERARDDRAAFGALYERYVDRVYRYLYYRTASAADAEDLTARVFFQAISHLDGFEERGLPFGAWLMTIAHNLLANYHRDRSRRPTAPLESAPEPEGPSPIAEAEDAQAMRELIANLPPERQHLILLKYGEELSNAEIARAMNRSEGAIKSLLRRTLDTLRRDLEARGDLND